The following coding sequences lie in one Klebsiella huaxiensis genomic window:
- the ruvX gene encoding Holliday junction resolvase RuvX: protein MSGTLLGFDFGTKSIGVAVGQRITGTARPLPALKAQDGKPDWNIIEKLLKEWQPEAVIVGLPLNMDGTEQPLTARARNFANKIHGRFGVQITLHDERLSTVEARAGLFEHGGFRALNKGSIDSASAVIILESYFEQGF from the coding sequence ATGAGCGGAACCTTATTGGGTTTTGATTTTGGCACCAAAAGTATTGGCGTCGCAGTCGGGCAGCGCATCACCGGGACTGCCCGCCCTCTTCCCGCACTTAAAGCACAGGACGGCAAGCCGGACTGGAACATTATCGAAAAATTACTGAAAGAGTGGCAACCTGAGGCCGTTATTGTCGGTCTGCCGCTTAATATGGACGGTACTGAACAGCCTCTTACCGCACGTGCACGCAACTTCGCCAATAAAATACATGGCCGCTTTGGGGTGCAAATAACGTTGCATGACGAACGTCTGAGCACCGTTGAAGCCCGAGCCGGATTATTTGAACACGGCGGATTTCGCGCGCTAAATAAAGGCAGCATCGATTCGGCTTCAGCGGTCATTATTCTGGAAAGCTATTTCGAACAAGGTTTCTAA
- a CDS encoding YggT family protein gives MKTLTFLLSTVIELYTMVVLLRVWMQCARCDFYNPFSQFIVKATQPVVGPLRRIIPAMGPLDSASLLVAFILCVVKAIVLFMVVTFQPIIWISALLILIKTMGSLIFWVLLLMAIMSWVSQGRSPVEYVLMQLADPLLRPIRRMLPSMGGIDFSPMVLVLLLYVINMGIAELLQATGNVLLPGLWMAL, from the coding sequence ATGAAGACGTTGACTTTCCTGCTCTCAACGGTCATTGAGCTCTACACAATGGTCGTGTTATTACGCGTCTGGATGCAGTGTGCGCGCTGCGACTTTTATAACCCGTTTTCGCAATTCATCGTGAAAGCGACGCAGCCTGTCGTTGGGCCGCTACGTCGCATTATCCCGGCAATGGGGCCGCTCGATAGCGCCTCTCTGCTGGTCGCCTTTATTCTTTGCGTTGTGAAAGCCATCGTGCTGTTTATGGTCGTCACTTTCCAGCCAATTATCTGGATCTCCGCGCTCCTGATCCTCATCAAAACCATGGGCTCATTGATTTTCTGGGTTCTGCTGTTGATGGCAATTATGAGCTGGGTTAGCCAGGGCCGTAGCCCGGTGGAATACGTCCTGATGCAGCTGGCTGACCCGCTACTGCGTCCGATTCGCAGAATGCTGCCATCAATGGGCGGAATTGATTTCTCGCCGATGGTGCTGGTGCTGTTGCTGTACGTTATCAATATGGGCATTGCCGAGCTCTTACAGGCAACAGGCAACGTTCTGCTTCCGGGGCTATGGATGGCGCTATGA
- the yqgB gene encoding acid stress response protein YqgB → MNKKPVAQSRDQHYLLGFRTVHGLLSLLRIAIVVNCFTLVTKFEVRYV, encoded by the coding sequence ATGAATAAGAAACCGGTCGCGCAGTCGCGAGACCAGCACTATCTGCTGGGATTTAGGACTGTTCATGGGTTGTTATCGCTTCTTCGGATTGCGATAGTAGTCAACTGTTTTACACTTGTTACTAAATTTGAGGTTCGCTATGTCTGA
- a CDS encoding LuxR C-terminal-related transcriptional regulator has product MINFSEDFIRSHQVTFITHPSIQSKAFATYLADTLSVSVILQNINKPLAQRLLKDSVILFDIAVSNKKLNSVWRDIIRLQADNPRLLIINSAQKYELYEMAQWPALYGVFRHDDDESRLIEGVKAVLNGEQTAELSVMHPAMYAADHASAPTESSPLTERECEILNELRCGATNMDIARALFISENTVRTHLYNVFRKLSVKNRTQAVSWANEHLRH; this is encoded by the coding sequence GTGATTAATTTTTCTGAGGATTTCATTCGTTCTCACCAGGTTACTTTTATTACTCACCCATCGATTCAAAGCAAAGCATTTGCAACGTATCTGGCTGATACGTTATCTGTTTCTGTCATTTTGCAAAATATTAATAAGCCCCTTGCACAACGTCTTTTGAAAGATTCTGTAATATTATTTGATATTGCTGTTTCAAATAAAAAGTTGAACAGCGTATGGCGTGACATTATTCGCTTACAAGCAGACAATCCTCGTCTGCTGATTATCAATAGCGCACAAAAGTATGAACTCTACGAAATGGCACAGTGGCCTGCGCTTTATGGTGTCTTTCGCCATGACGATGATGAATCGCGCTTAATTGAGGGCGTTAAAGCCGTGTTGAACGGTGAACAGACGGCTGAATTGAGCGTGATGCACCCGGCGATGTATGCCGCGGATCATGCATCGGCACCTACGGAAAGCTCGCCGTTGACTGAACGCGAATGTGAGATTCTTAATGAACTGCGCTGTGGTGCGACCAATATGGATATAGCTCGCGCACTATTTATAAGCGAAAATACGGTCCGCACTCACCTGTATAACGTGTTTCGTAAGCTGAGCGTGAAGAATCGTACCCAGGCGGTAAGCTGGGCGAACGAACATCTGCGTCACTAA
- a CDS encoding YqgE/AlgH family protein, with product MNLQHHFLIAMPALQDPIFRRSVVYICEYNDDGAMGIIINKPMENLLVEGILEKLKIAPDPRNPDIRLDKPVMLGGPLAEDRGFILHSPPSDFSSSIRISDNTVITTSRDVLETLGTDKQPGNVLVALGYASWEKGQLEQEILDNAWLTAPADQNILFKTPIADRWRDAAKLIGIDIVTMPAEAGHA from the coding sequence ATGAATTTACAGCATCACTTTCTAATTGCCATGCCTGCTCTCCAGGACCCGATTTTCCGTCGCTCCGTAGTCTATATCTGCGAGTATAACGATGACGGTGCCATGGGCATTATTATCAATAAACCGATGGAAAATCTGCTGGTTGAAGGGATCCTGGAGAAGTTAAAAATCGCGCCCGATCCGCGTAACCCTGATATCCGCCTGGATAAACCGGTTATGCTCGGCGGGCCTCTGGCTGAAGACCGGGGCTTTATCCTGCATTCACCACCATCCGATTTCTCATCCAGCATCCGTATCTCTGATAATACGGTGATAACCACCTCCCGCGACGTACTGGAAACACTGGGTACGGACAAGCAGCCTGGTAACGTGCTGGTCGCGCTGGGATATGCTTCCTGGGAGAAAGGCCAACTGGAGCAAGAGATATTGGATAACGCCTGGTTAACCGCTCCGGCCGATCAGAATATTTTGTTTAAAACACCGATAGCTGACCGCTGGCGCGATGCAGCGAAGCTGATTGGTATCGATATCGTGACAATGCCAGCCGAAGCGGGACATGCATAA
- the metK gene encoding methionine adenosyltransferase, translating to MAKHLFTSESVSEGHPDKIADQISDAVLDAILEQDPKARVACETYVKTGMVLVGGEITTSAWVDIEEITRNTVREIGYVHSDMGFDANSCAVLSAIGKQSPDINQGVDRADPLEQGAGDQGLMFGYATNETDVLMPAPITYAHRLVQRQAEVRKNGTLPWLRPDAKSQVTFQYDDGKVVGIDAVVLSTQHAESIDQKSLQEAVMEEIIKPVLPTEWLTSATKFFINPTGRFVIGGPMGDCGLTGRKIIVDTYGGMARHGGGAFSGKDPSKVDRSAAYAARYVAKNIVAAGLADRCEIQVSYAIGVAEPTSIMVETFGTEKIASEQLTLLVREFFDLRPYGLIQMLDLLHPIYKETAAYGHFGREHFPWEKTDKAAQLREAAGLK from the coding sequence ATGGCAAAACACCTCTTTACGTCCGAGTCCGTATCAGAAGGGCATCCAGACAAAATTGCTGACCAAATCTCCGACGCCGTACTGGACGCGATCCTCGAGCAGGATCCGAAAGCACGCGTAGCATGTGAAACCTACGTCAAGACCGGCATGGTTCTGGTTGGCGGTGAAATCACCACCAGCGCATGGGTTGATATCGAAGAGATCACCCGTAACACGGTCCGTGAAATTGGCTACGTGCATTCCGATATGGGCTTTGATGCCAACTCCTGCGCGGTACTGAGCGCTATCGGCAAACAGTCTCCGGACATCAACCAGGGTGTTGACCGTGCCGATCCGCTGGAACAAGGCGCGGGCGACCAGGGCCTGATGTTTGGCTACGCCACCAACGAAACCGATGTACTGATGCCAGCGCCGATCACCTATGCTCACCGTCTGGTGCAGCGTCAGGCTGAAGTTCGCAAAAATGGCACTCTGCCGTGGCTGCGCCCGGATGCGAAAAGCCAGGTCACTTTCCAGTACGACGACGGTAAAGTTGTCGGTATTGATGCGGTTGTTCTGTCTACCCAGCACGCCGAAAGCATCGATCAGAAATCGCTGCAGGAAGCGGTGATGGAAGAGATTATCAAACCGGTTCTGCCGACCGAGTGGCTGACCAGCGCAACCAAATTCTTCATCAACCCAACAGGCCGTTTTGTCATCGGCGGCCCGATGGGCGACTGCGGCCTGACCGGGCGTAAAATCATCGTTGATACCTACGGCGGCATGGCTCGTCACGGCGGCGGCGCATTCTCCGGTAAAGATCCATCAAAAGTGGACCGTTCTGCAGCCTACGCTGCACGCTATGTTGCGAAAAACATCGTGGCGGCTGGTCTGGCTGACCGTTGCGAAATTCAGGTTTCCTACGCTATCGGCGTTGCGGAACCGACTTCCATCATGGTTGAAACCTTCGGCACTGAGAAAATCGCTTCTGAACAACTGACTCTGCTGGTTCGCGAGTTCTTCGATCTGCGTCCGTACGGCCTGATTCAGATGCTGGATCTGCTGCACCCGATCTACAAAGAAACCGCAGCATACGGCCACTTTGGCCGTGAACATTTCCCTTGGGAAAAAACCGACAAAGCAGCCCAGCTGCGCGAAGCGGCCGGTCTGAAATAA
- the endA gene encoding deoxyribonuclease I, translated as MSRIHIFTVAFLSATACGPLTAEGINSFSQAKAAGVKVNADVPGDFYCGCKINWQGKKGVIDLESCGYKVRKNESRASRVEWEHVVPAWQFGHQRQCWQDGGRKNCAKDPEYRKMESDMHNLQPAVGEVNGDRANFMYSQWNGGEGQYGQCAMKVDFKDKVAEPPVRARGSIARTYFYMRDRYQLNLSRQQTQLFTAWDKQYPVTTWECQRDERIAKVQGNHNPYVLQACQAQKS; from the coding sequence ATGTCCCGCATTCATATTTTTACTGTCGCGTTTCTCAGCGCGACGGCGTGTGGCCCGCTTACGGCCGAAGGAATCAACAGTTTTTCTCAGGCCAAGGCTGCTGGAGTCAAAGTTAACGCCGACGTCCCCGGCGATTTTTACTGCGGCTGTAAAATCAACTGGCAGGGGAAAAAGGGCGTTATCGACCTGGAATCTTGTGGCTATAAAGTGCGTAAAAATGAAAGTCGCGCCAGCCGGGTTGAGTGGGAGCACGTCGTTCCGGCCTGGCAGTTCGGCCACCAGCGTCAATGCTGGCAGGACGGTGGACGGAAAAACTGCGCCAAAGACCCGGAGTATCGCAAGATGGAAAGCGACATGCATAACCTGCAACCCGCGGTTGGCGAGGTCAATGGCGATCGCGCCAATTTTATGTACAGCCAGTGGAACGGGGGCGAAGGCCAGTATGGTCAGTGCGCCATGAAGGTTGATTTCAAAGACAAAGTCGCCGAGCCGCCGGTTCGCGCCCGCGGTTCTATCGCGCGCACCTACTTCTATATGCGCGACCGCTATCAGCTAAACCTTTCCCGCCAGCAAACCCAGCTGTTTACCGCCTGGGATAAGCAGTATCCGGTGACGACCTGGGAGTGTCAGCGCGACGAGCGCATTGCGAAAGTCCAGGGTAACCATAATCCTTACGTCCTGCAGGCTTGCCAGGCGCAAAAGAGCTAA
- a CDS encoding SprT family zinc-dependent metalloprotease has translation MKTPRIPIALQQAVMRSLRENLAKANAKLGQHYPEPVLVYQQRGTSAGTAWLEKNEIRLNPVLLMENQQAFIDEVVPHELAHLLVWKHFGRVAPHGREWKWMMENVLGVPALRTHRFELDSVRKNTFTYRCQCQQHQLTVRRHNRVVRGEATYRCVRCGDVLVAEK, from the coding sequence ATGAAAACACCCCGAATTCCCATTGCCCTTCAACAGGCCGTCATGCGCAGCTTGCGCGAGAATCTGGCCAAAGCTAATGCCAAACTGGGACAACATTACCCTGAACCGGTACTGGTCTATCAGCAGCGCGGAACGTCCGCCGGTACCGCGTGGCTGGAAAAAAACGAAATTCGCCTTAACCCGGTGTTGTTGATGGAAAACCAACAGGCATTTATCGACGAGGTCGTCCCGCACGAGCTGGCACATCTGCTGGTGTGGAAGCACTTTGGCCGCGTCGCACCGCACGGCAGAGAGTGGAAATGGATGATGGAGAACGTACTGGGCGTCCCGGCCCTGCGCACCCATCGTTTTGAACTCGACTCGGTACGCAAAAACACCTTCACCTACCGTTGCCAGTGTCAGCAGCATCAGTTAACCGTCCGCCGCCACAATCGCGTGGTTCGCGGGGAGGCCACCTATCGCTGCGTTCGCTGTGGTGACGTACTGGTGGCAGAAAAGTAA
- the gshB gene encoding glutathione synthase, whose amino-acid sequence MIKLGIVMDPIATINIKKDTSFAMLLEAQRRGYELHYMEMNDLYLINGEARARTRTLSVEQNYDKWYEFNSEQDLPLADLDVILMRKDPPFDTEFIYATYILERAEEKGTLIVNKPQSLRDCNEKLFTAWFSELTPETLVTRNKTQLKAFWEKHGDIILKPLDGMGGASIFRVKEGDPNLGVITETLTELGSRYCMAQNYLPAIKDGDKRVLVVDGEPVPYCLARIPQGGETRGNLAAGGRGEARPLTESDWAIARRVGPTLKAKGLVFVGLDIIGDRLTEINVTSPTCVREIEAAFPISITGMLMDAIEKRINK is encoded by the coding sequence ATGATTAAGCTCGGCATCGTGATGGACCCCATCGCAACCATCAACATCAAGAAAGACACCAGCTTCGCCATGTTGCTGGAAGCGCAGCGTCGCGGCTATGAACTCCATTATATGGAGATGAACGATCTGTACTTAATAAACGGTGAAGCCCGCGCCCGTACGCGCACGCTGAGCGTCGAGCAAAACTACGATAAATGGTATGAATTCAACAGCGAGCAGGATCTGCCGCTTGCGGATCTCGACGTAATTCTGATGCGTAAGGATCCGCCGTTCGATACTGAGTTTATCTACGCGACCTATATTCTTGAGCGTGCCGAAGAAAAAGGAACGCTTATCGTCAACAAGCCGCAAAGCCTGCGCGACTGTAACGAAAAGCTATTTACCGCCTGGTTCTCCGAATTAACCCCGGAAACGCTGGTCACCCGTAATAAAACTCAGTTGAAAGCCTTCTGGGAAAAACATGGCGATATCATCCTCAAGCCGCTGGACGGCATGGGTGGCGCATCGATTTTCCGCGTTAAAGAAGGTGACCCTAACCTTGGCGTGATCACCGAGACATTAACCGAACTCGGCAGCCGTTACTGCATGGCGCAGAACTATCTGCCAGCCATTAAAGATGGCGATAAGCGCGTACTGGTGGTTGATGGCGAACCCGTACCTTACTGCCTGGCCCGTATACCGCAGGGTGGCGAAACTCGTGGTAACCTTGCAGCAGGTGGTCGCGGTGAAGCGCGCCCGCTGACTGAAAGCGACTGGGCTATCGCCCGCCGCGTCGGCCCAACGCTAAAAGCTAAAGGGTTAGTCTTTGTGGGTCTGGATATCATTGGCGATCGCCTGACGGAAATTAACGTCACCAGCCCGACCTGCGTACGTGAAATCGAAGCCGCATTCCCGATTTCCATTACCGGTATGCTGATGGACGCCATCGAGAAGCGCATCAATAAATAA
- a CDS encoding type IV pilus twitching motility protein PilT, giving the protein MELEEIVALSVKHNVSDLHLCNASAPRWRRQGKLEPAPFTSPDIGKILNDWLSEEQLMQWQTCGQVDFALAPAGGPRLRASAFAHTRGLSLALRLLAETCPLLEELGAPAALPEMLNEESGLILVTGATGSGKSTTLAAMVGYLNQRLDGHILTLEDPVEFIHHSERCLIQQREVGRHCPSFASALRVALRQDPDVILLGELRDSETIRLALTAAETGHLVMATLHTRGAAQAVERLVDVFPAQEKEQVRSQLAGSLCAVLAQKLFPDTAGGRVALYELLVNTPAVANLIREGKTHQLPGVMQTGQQSGMQTFTQSFQQRTAAGRL; this is encoded by the coding sequence ATGGAACTGGAAGAAATAGTGGCCCTTAGTGTAAAGCATAATGTCTCCGATCTACACCTGTGCAATGCGTCAGCGCCACGCTGGCGTCGTCAGGGAAAGCTGGAACCTGCGCCTTTTACCTCGCCGGATATCGGTAAAATACTCAATGACTGGCTCAGCGAAGAGCAGTTAATGCAGTGGCAGACCTGTGGGCAGGTGGATTTTGCCCTTGCGCCGGCTGGCGGGCCGCGCCTTCGTGCCAGCGCGTTTGCCCATACTCGTGGTCTGTCGCTGGCATTACGCCTGCTGGCAGAAACTTGTCCTTTACTGGAGGAACTAGGGGCTCCTGCCGCCTTACCGGAAATGCTCAATGAAGAGAGTGGGCTTATTCTGGTCACTGGGGCGACCGGGAGCGGTAAATCAACCACCCTGGCGGCGATGGTTGGTTATCTTAACCAGCGTCTCGATGGTCATATTCTGACGCTGGAAGACCCGGTTGAGTTTATCCATCACAGTGAGCGTTGCCTGATTCAACAGCGGGAAGTTGGCCGCCACTGTCCCTCCTTTGCATCGGCATTGCGCGTCGCGCTGCGTCAGGACCCTGACGTCATTTTGTTAGGGGAACTGCGTGATAGTGAAACGATCCGCCTTGCATTAACCGCGGCAGAGACCGGACATCTGGTGATGGCGACGTTGCATACGCGTGGCGCGGCGCAGGCGGTCGAGAGGCTGGTGGATGTTTTTCCGGCGCAGGAGAAAGAGCAGGTCCGCAGTCAGCTGGCAGGGAGTTTATGCGCTGTACTGGCACAAAAATTGTTTCCGGATACTGCTGGTGGAAGAGTTGCGCTATACGAGCTTTTGGTTAATACCCCGGCTGTGGCGAATTTGATCCGAGAGGGAAAAACGCATCAGCTGCCCGGCGTGATGCAAACCGGGCAGCAATCGGGTATGCAAACATTTACGCAAAGCTTTCAGCAACGTACGGCGGCGGGTCGTTTATAG
- a CDS encoding YggS family pyridoxal phosphate-dependent enzyme gives MNDIAHNLAQVRDKISAAAARCGRAPEEVTLLAVSKTKPASAIEEAVAAGQVAFGENYVQEGVEKIRHFQEVGATGLQWHFIGPLQSNKSRLVAEHFDWCHTVDRLKIAARLSEQRPAHLPPLNVLIQINISDEHSKSGILVEALDALAADIAELPNLQLRGLMAIPAPESEYVRQFAVAQQMAVAFARLKTRYPTVDTLSLGMSDDMEAAIAAGSTMVRIGTAIFGARDYSKK, from the coding sequence ATGAACGATATAGCGCATAACCTGGCACAGGTCCGGGACAAAATCTCAGCCGCTGCCGCACGCTGCGGCCGTGCTCCAGAAGAAGTCACGTTGCTTGCAGTGAGTAAAACGAAACCTGCGAGCGCTATCGAAGAAGCGGTGGCTGCGGGCCAGGTGGCTTTTGGCGAAAACTACGTTCAGGAAGGGGTTGAAAAAATTCGCCACTTTCAGGAAGTGGGCGCAACCGGTCTACAGTGGCACTTTATTGGTCCGCTGCAGTCCAACAAAAGCCGTCTGGTGGCCGAGCATTTTGACTGGTGCCATACCGTCGATCGGCTCAAAATCGCCGCTCGCCTTAGCGAGCAACGACCAGCCCATTTGCCACCGCTCAACGTACTGATTCAAATCAATATCAGCGATGAGCACAGCAAATCAGGTATTCTGGTTGAAGCCCTGGACGCGCTGGCGGCAGACATCGCCGAGCTGCCTAACCTACAGCTACGCGGCTTGATGGCGATTCCCGCGCCAGAGTCAGAATATGTAAGGCAGTTTGCCGTCGCCCAACAAATGGCGGTAGCATTTGCGCGATTAAAAACACGCTATCCTACGGTCGATACGTTGTCGCTGGGAATGTCGGATGATATGGAAGCCGCCATCGCGGCGGGAAGCACTATGGTGCGCATCGGAACCGCAATTTTCGGCGCGCGCGACTACAGCAAAAAATAA
- a CDS encoding sugar porter family MFS transporter, with translation MPDNKKQGRSNKTMTFFVCFLAALAGLLFGLDIGVIAGALPFIANEFQISAHTQEWVVSSMMFGAAVGAVGSGWLSFKLGRKKSLMIGAILFVAGSLFSAAAPNVEVLLISRVLLGLAVGVASYTAPLYLSEIAPEKIRGSMISMYQLMITIGILGAYLSDTAFSYSGAWRWMLGVIIIPAILLLIGVIFLPDSPRWFAAKRRFVDAERVLLRLRDTSAEAKRELDEIRESLKVKQSGWSLFKENSNFRRAVFLGVLLQVMQQFTGMNVIMYYAPKIFELAGYANTTEQMWGTVIVGLTNVLATFIAIGLVDRWGRKPTLILGFIVMAVGMGVLGSMMHIGIHSATAQYFAVLMLLMFIVGFAMSAGPLIWVLCSEIQPLKGRDFGITCSTATNWIANMIVGATFLTMLNSLGSANTFWVYGGLNVLFIFLTLWLIPETKNVSLEHIERNLMKGRKLREIGARD, from the coding sequence ATGCCTGACAACAAAAAACAAGGGCGCTCGAACAAGACAATGACGTTCTTTGTCTGCTTCCTCGCCGCACTGGCTGGCCTGCTGTTCGGCCTTGATATCGGTGTGATTGCGGGTGCCTTACCCTTTATTGCCAACGAGTTTCAGATAAGCGCTCATACCCAGGAATGGGTGGTGAGCTCAATGATGTTCGGCGCCGCCGTTGGCGCAGTCGGTAGCGGCTGGCTCTCTTTCAAACTCGGACGCAAAAAAAGCCTGATGATTGGCGCTATCCTGTTCGTTGCCGGTTCGCTGTTCTCGGCGGCCGCTCCGAACGTTGAAGTGCTTCTGATCTCCCGCGTGCTGCTCGGGCTGGCGGTTGGCGTCGCGTCCTACACCGCTCCGCTGTATCTGTCTGAAATCGCGCCGGAAAAAATTCGCGGCAGTATGATTTCGATGTATCAGCTGATGATCACCATTGGTATTCTCGGCGCTTATCTTTCAGATACCGCTTTCAGCTACAGCGGTGCATGGCGCTGGATGCTGGGCGTCATCATTATCCCGGCGATTCTACTGCTGATTGGCGTCATCTTCCTGCCGGATAGCCCGCGCTGGTTTGCCGCTAAGCGCCGCTTTGTCGATGCCGAACGCGTGCTGCTGCGCCTGCGGGACACCAGCGCTGAAGCAAAACGCGAACTGGATGAGATCCGCGAAAGCCTGAAGGTAAAACAATCCGGCTGGTCGCTGTTTAAAGAAAACAGCAATTTCCGTCGCGCGGTGTTCCTCGGCGTTCTGCTGCAGGTGATGCAGCAGTTCACCGGTATGAACGTCATCATGTATTACGCGCCGAAAATCTTTGAACTGGCAGGCTATGCCAATACCACCGAACAGATGTGGGGTACGGTGATCGTCGGTCTGACCAACGTTCTGGCAACCTTTATTGCCATTGGTCTGGTTGACCGCTGGGGTCGTAAACCCACGCTGATCCTTGGCTTTATCGTGATGGCCGTCGGTATGGGCGTACTGGGCAGCATGATGCATATTGGCATCCATTCAGCCACCGCACAGTACTTTGCCGTGCTGATGCTACTGATGTTTATCGTCGGCTTTGCGATGAGCGCCGGTCCGCTGATTTGGGTGCTGTGTTCAGAAATCCAGCCGCTGAAAGGGCGTGATTTCGGTATCACCTGCTCAACGGCAACCAACTGGATTGCCAATATGATCGTTGGTGCAACCTTCCTGACCATGCTGAACTCGCTGGGCAGCGCCAACACCTTCTGGGTCTATGGCGGTCTGAACGTGTTGTTCATCTTCCTGACGCTGTGGTTGATTCCGGAAACGAAAAACGTCTCTCTGGAACATATCGAACGTAACCTGATGAAAGGCCGTAAACTGCGCGAAATCGGCGCTCGCGACTAA
- the rsmE gene encoding 16S rRNA (uracil(1498)-N(3))-methyltransferase translates to MRIPRIHHPERITTGNQIALSDDAANHVGRVLRMGKGQAIELFDGSNQVFEAVIVEAGKKNVLVEVQSSKIDNRESPLHIHLGQVMSRGEKMEFTIQKSIELGVSLITPLFSERCGVKLDAERLQKKIQQWQKIAIAACEQSGRNVVPEIRPAMQLEAWCAEQDEGLKLNLHPRASASINTLPLPVERVRLLIGPEGGLSAEEIAMTARYQFTDILLGPRVLRTETTALTAITALQVRFGDLG, encoded by the coding sequence ATGCGCATTCCTCGCATCCATCACCCGGAACGTATTACGACGGGTAATCAGATTGCCCTCTCCGACGACGCGGCTAACCATGTCGGTCGCGTTTTACGTATGGGTAAAGGTCAGGCAATTGAGCTTTTTGACGGCAGTAATCAGGTTTTCGAAGCGGTCATTGTCGAAGCCGGTAAGAAAAATGTTCTGGTTGAAGTACAGAGCAGCAAAATCGATAACCGCGAATCCCCGCTGCATATCCATTTAGGTCAGGTAATGTCCCGTGGCGAAAAAATGGAATTCACCATCCAGAAATCGATCGAACTTGGTGTAAGCCTCATAACGCCACTGTTTTCCGAGCGCTGTGGCGTTAAACTGGATGCCGAACGTTTGCAGAAGAAGATCCAGCAGTGGCAAAAAATCGCCATTGCCGCCTGCGAGCAGAGCGGTCGCAACGTGGTGCCGGAGATCCGCCCGGCAATGCAGCTTGAAGCCTGGTGTGCGGAACAGGACGAGGGCCTGAAGCTCAATCTGCATCCCCGGGCCAGCGCCAGCATTAACACGCTGCCGTTGCCGGTCGAGCGTGTTCGCCTGCTGATTGGCCCGGAAGGCGGCCTGTCGGCGGAAGAAATAGCGATGACCGCTCGCTACCAGTTTACTGATATCCTGTTGGGACCGCGCGTTCTGCGTACAGAGACAACTGCGCTCACTGCCATCACCGCCCTGCAAGTGCGTTTTGGCGACTTAGGTTGA